A stretch of the Aegilops tauschii subsp. strangulata cultivar AL8/78 chromosome 4, Aet v6.0, whole genome shotgun sequence genome encodes the following:
- the LOC109780669 gene encoding heparanase-like protein 2: MAARHLLLLALVCLHAPHSASAQQPEEATVIVKGSTKIAVTDVNYICATIDWWPPEKCNYNQCPWGQSSILNLDLDHPFLAQAIQEFHNLRIRLGGSLQDRVVYDVGTNSPCSPFTNVSNGLFGFSAGCLSMDRWDKLNDLFQKTGAIITFGLNALHGRYNVQRSFWAGKWNSTNTYDFVEYTISKGYPVDSWEFGNELSGHGTGARVDAKLYGKDVIELKSILRQLYRTPLSQPLLLAPGGFFDQQWYTQLLQTSGHGVVNALTHHIYNLGGGDDVHLMRKIVDPKYLDRAEDTYRDMQLTLQRHGTWASSWVSESGGVFNNGRQLVSNTFMNSIWYLDQLGMASKYNTKVFCRQTLIGGNYGLLDTQTFLPNPDYYSALLWHRLMGNGVLSVDINAPRKLRAYAHCSKRHKGITLLLINLSNSTVYNVTLQNDLNVSVERRTGHRRRSGGLRRAVSWLGSKQSSESTKRDEYHLTAKDGDHQSRTMLLNGVPLELGDDGGVPALNPVPAGVDSPVHLAPTSIAFVVLPRFEAKACS; encoded by the exons ATGGCGGCGAGGCATCTCCTCCTTCTCGCGCTTGTCTGCCTACATGCTCCGCACTCGGCTTCGGCTCAGCAGCCGGAGGAGGCGACGGTCATAGTTAAAGGATCCACTAAAATTGCTGTGACGGATGTGAATTACATCTGCGCCACCATTGACTGGTGGCCGCCGGAGAAGTGCAACTACAATCAGTGCCCATGGGGCCAATCTTCCATTCTGAATTTG GATTTGGATCACCCCTTTCTGGCTCAAGCCATTCAAG AATTTCATAATTTGAGGATTAGGCTGGGAGGCTCTTTGCAAGACCGAGTTGTTTACGATGTTGGGACAAATAGTCCGTGCTCTCCATTCACAAATGTGTCAAATGGTTTGTTTGGTTTTTCAGCCGGTTGTCTAAGTATGGATAGGTGGGATAAACTGAATGATCTATTCCAAAAAACAGG AGCAATTATCACATTTGGTCTGAATGCACTCCATGGAAGGTATAATGTCCAACGTTCCTTCTGGGCAGGGAAGTGGAACTCTACAAACACCTATGATTTTGTCGAATACACAATCTCAAAAGGATATCCAGTTGACTCGTGGGAATTCG GTAATGAGCTGAGTGGGCATGGAACCGGGGCAAGAGTTGACGCCAAACTTTATGGAAAGGATGTAATTGAACTTAAATCCATACTCCGGCAGTTGTATAGGACACCGCTCTCCCAGCCACTCCTGTTAGCCCCTGGAGGATTCTTTGATCAACAGTGGTACACCCAGTTACTTCAGACTTCAGGTCACGGTGTTGTTAATGCCTTGACGCATCACATTTACAATCTTGGTGGAG GGGATGATGTCCACCTTATGAGGAAGATAGTAGATCCTAAGTACCTAGATCGTGCTGAAGACACTTACCGGGACATGCAACTTACCCTTCAAAGGCATGGAACATGGGCTTCTTCTTGGGTTAGTGAAAGCGGTGGGGTGTTCAACAATGGCCGTCAACTGGTGTCAAATACTTTCATGAACAGCATCTG GTACCTCGATCAACTTGGAATGGCATCGAAGTACAACACAAAAGTGTTCTGCAGGCAGACTCTCATCGGTGGCAACTACGGTCTGCTTGACACGCAGACGTTCTTGCCAAATCCTGATTACTACAG TGCTCTGCTATGGCATCGGCTTATGGGCAATGGAGTTCTGTCAGTCGATATAAATGCACCGCGTAAGCTGCGTGCTTATGCCCACTGCAGCAAGCGACAC AAAGGGATCACGCTCCTCCTGATCAATCTGAGCAACAGCACCGTGTACAATGTGACCCTCCAGAACGACCTCAACGTGAGCGTCGAGAGGAGAACTGGCCACCGGAGGCGCAGCGGCGGCCTGAGAAGAGCAGTGTCATGGCTGGGAAGCAAGCAGTCGAGCGAGAGCACGAAGAGGGACGAGTACCATTTGACCGCCAAGGACGGCGACCACCAGAGCAGGACGATGCTGCTCAACGGCGTCCCGCTGGAGCTGGGAGACGACGGCGGCGTGCCGGCCCTGAACCCGGTGCCCGCCGGCGTGGATTCGCCCGTGCACCTGGCCCCGACGTCGATCGCCTTTGTGGTCCTGCCGAGGTTCGAGGCCAAAGCCTGTTCTTGA
- the LOC109780665 gene encoding putative cyclin-dependent kinase F-2, with the protein MAAGKRPAAGHGTDQEPEISCCKRRRVRLGSTAAFEFDDTPCLGEGSFGAVLKARHRVTGKTVAIKVLRSHGDLATANKEIQDEAGFLEACTPNPYVVGSHGLFRDPETYKLCLAMDYVGPNLHAFLSERPPLPEAIVKAYMWQLLTGANKMHSHRILHRDIKPHNILVGEGGKILKFCDLGLAMSLKTARKPYEFAGTMPYMAPEMLLGRPDYDAGVDVWSLGCVMAEMLTGRMLFKADKKDDRAAQLSAIFRVLGFPDESTWPDFVAAEVPRVFFSAQAQQHNTNTLGNLFPRETLSQDGFQVLKGLLECNPAKRLTTAAALQLPWFAPKLHTDDVIEPLPPIRRNVVRIKIVPAGTLKKKNVLRIKFTPPATPKKKNLRRIKVIPPATPGTKKNLLQRIKVIPPATPQMKNVLRIPLAMWNKAM; encoded by the coding sequence ATGGCTGCCGGCAAGCGACCAGCTGCCGGCCACGGGACGGATCAAGAACCAGAAATCTCCTGCTGCAAGAGGAGGCGCGTCCGCCTCGGAAGCACCGCGGCCTTCGAGTTCGATGACACGCCCTGCCTCGGCGAGGGCAGCTTCGGCGCCGTCCTCAAGGCGCGCCACCGCGTCACGGGCAAGACCGTCGCCATCAAGGTCCTCCGCTCCCACGGTGATCTTGCCACCGCCAACAAAGAGATCCAGGACGAGGCCGGCTTCCTCGAGGCCTGCACCCCGAACCCTTACGTCGTCGGCTCCCACGGACTCTTCCGCGACCCTGAGACCTACAAGCTCTGCCTCGCCATGGACTACGTCGGGCCCAACCTCCACGCTTTCTTGTCCGAGAGGCCGCCGCTACCGGAGGCCATCGTGAAAGCCTACATGTGGCAGCTCCTCACCGGCGCCAACAAGATGCACAGCCACCGCATCCTCCACCGCGACATCAAGCCCCACAACATCCTGGTCGGGGAAGGAGGAAAGATCCTAAAGTTCTGCGACCTCGGGCTGGCCATGTCCTTGAAGACCGCGAGGAAGCCGTACGAGTTCGCCGGCACCATGCCCTACATGGCCCCCGAGATGCTCCTGGGGAGGCCGGACTACGACGCGGGCGTCGACGTGTGGTCGCTGGGATGCGTCATGGCCGAGATGCTGACCGGCAGGATGCTGTTCAAGGCCGACAAGAAGGACGACAGGGCCGCCCAGCTCTCGGCCATCTTCCGCGTTCTTGGCTTCCCGGACGAGAGCACGTGGCCGGACTTCGTCGCGGCCGAGGTGCCGCGAGTGTTCTTCTCTGCGCAGGCGCAGCAGCACAACACAAACACGCTGGGAAACCTCTTCCCCCGGGAGACCTTGTCCCAGGACGGCTTCCAAGTCTTGAAAGGGCTCCTCGAGTGCAACCCGGCGAAGCGGCTGACGACGGCCGCCGCCCTCCAACTCCCGTGGTTCGCGCCCAAGCTCCACACCGACGACGTGATCGAGCCGTTGCCGCCAATAAGGAGGAACGTTGTGCGGATCAAGATCGTTCCGGCGGGGACACTCAAGAAGAAGAATGTGCTGCGGATCAAGTTCACTCCGCCGGCGACACCCAAGAAGAAGAACCTGCGGCGGATCAAGGTTATCCCACCGGCGACGCCAGGAACAAAGAAGAACCTGCTGCAGCGGATCAAGGTCATCCCACCGGCGACACCACAAATGAAGAACGTGCTCAGAATACCACTTGCGATGTGGAACAAGGCCATGTAG